The Lates calcarifer isolate ASB-BC8 linkage group LG19, TLL_Latcal_v3, whole genome shotgun sequence genomic interval ATCACGTTTTAACTTGGATCAGATGCTGCAACATGTAGCGAGGTTAGTATCAGCACCAGTGCACCCTCATTTCTAACAACATTTCTAACAAAGTGCAGCTGGAATAGCAGTTTGAATATctaccaaaaagaaaaaaacacttcaacTACAATTGaagtaaaaatctgaaatagaaaaactgaaatagaaaaaacagGTTCACATGAAGTCAGTTGAGTCTGCATAGAGTCATACAAGCTGTTATTTTTACTAGATACTTATTACCTTCTTACTTTCATTGCAAGTAAACTGTATCCCTGCTCTCTGTAGTTATTAATACAAAACTGCCCACTTAACATGTCTGAATAACTGCATTACACAATACGCCAAACCTCAAAAGAATGAATACTGCTATGTCTCTAGACTGGCTTAATATGTCATAATGTGTCATAATGGCTTAATATGTGTCATAAACTCAACATATTATGTTGAGTTTATAAACTGAGTAAAGGCCAATGAAGTGGCCAATCTATGAACAGACTCAATGTAAGGTAACAAGACCATCTAATCTACTCATATCCTTCTGTCAACATGTCTGTAATGATTATCATGTAGCTCTTTGTCGATCTTGTATCACAGATTCCCCTCTTTTTGTcaacaatttaaaacaaaatcaacttGCCCAAACAGAGGGTACAGAATAATcaggattatttttattaattcatcttCAGTTTCAATAATatcattacagaaaaaaacatcttttttcatcatatttataCAGTAGTAGTAGAATGCTGTGTCATTGCTTCATTACAAGTGCTGGTCATAGTTTATAGTATGTGCAGTGTGACACTGAGTTCAGTCCAGTGTTACGAATCACTCAGTACAAAGGCAGTTTAACAATAAcctgcttcttctttctcaaATGAATATATCTGGGTTTGATTGGTCCTCCTTGGGCAGGTGCCAGGACATGTCCTGATGCTGCGTTCATGTCATAATGggtttactgtaaatatgagcTGCcaattgtggaaaaaaaaaaagaatgtgataaatgttttaattcaatactttttttgtttaatttgggTGTGGACCATCCTGTGAATTAATGGCTGTCATTAAACTGGTGAAAAATTTCACCCCTTGTATTACATGACATGAACCCAGCATGAGCCACTGATTGATATATGGTGCATTTGAGGTAACTGCGAAGTTTCTGACATCCGAGCCAGAGGAATAAATGAGAAGACAGCGTTGGTACCAGAGCCTTGACTTTGAAAACTCTTCTTATGCCCCAGTAATCACATCAAGATCTATCGCAAAtgtaacaattttttttttagctcagaAACCACACCTAGGTGCTGCACCCTGGTCTCACACCTGGAATCAATCCTGCCCAAAGAGAAAGACACGCCCCCCCTTTATGGGCATGCAAGTGTGAAGAAAGtggggaggaaaagaggaagataaGGAGAGGGAGAAGCGAGGGGAGAGGAGTAGAGAGACTGCATCAGCCTATAAGGAGAGGGGACAAAGGTCAGAAACACTGACTAATGCAGTATTCAGGTCATAGAGGAAAGATAGTACATATGAATTCTGGAAATAATTATCAACTTATGGGGTAACTGAAACAAGAAGGATCTAGGAAAAACAATTCTGTCATTTTGGTGTTGTTAAGTAACATTTAATTCAAGGAAGTGCAACAGTTTTGTACTAGTTATTCCAATAtgacctgaatgcagcattaaaCCTTTGACTGTGTAGGTTTGGCACTGATCACACTGATAGGAACAATCAAAGGGACTAGAGGAGTTATGGTACACTGGTGAATGCTTGGGACTCACAGACTGCATATGATGCATTTGAATGGTCCTTGTTAATTGGTAAACAATTTAAGGTCAGGTGTTTAATCAGCAGGGCACTGCAGCCAACATATGTACTATTTTGTTAATGCTAGGTGTAAACTAAGCTCTTGAAGTGGGCTAAATATCACACAATGTTTCCTATATTTCTCCGTGTTGCTCAgactacatacagtacattgaGAGAAAAGCAGTCAAATGATGTAGATTTACAGCCTTGAACTGTACTGATATTTTTGACTTTAACAAGCACCTTAACACCGTCATGGTAGAAATACACCAGTTGTATAGTTTATGAGCACCTGAATGCGACACCCTGCTTTCAAGTGATGTCAGGTCAGAGTTTCTCTGAGTTAGGAATATAGTATGTCACAACTCACTCAAGTTCTTTCAGTCGCGTTTAGTCGGTTTATGGGTaaaaactggggaaaaaaagatggaggCTTCTGATTAGCCAAAAACAAAGCCAGCCTTTGCTGTCGACAAGTATCGGAATCTTTGGCCACTGAAATAATGATagtattctatattttttaGTGTTAGAAAATCCCATGAAAATCCAAAAACCAACAATGTACTGATGCTACTAAtaagtattgtgtgtgtatccaaagaTGTGTATCCTGATAGAGAGCTCCGAAACCTATTAAAACACATCTATGAGCCACAGTGCTGTGCTGGAGGACATGTTTCTTTACtgccataaacacacacagtagtagTTCATTTTGACTTCCATGTGATTAATCTGCCTGAGAGAGTAGCCCAGTAGAAACTATCCCTTCAAAGATTTCACTCTTCAACAGGGACCATTTGGCTTGTGGTTGTGAGCCCCACACAGGGTCGAGAAGTCAGACAGTACTGAGATGACATATTGTTGATTTTAGTCTTTTCCTGGACTTTTATGACAAATGAGAAATATAGAATAAAGTCAGCCTTATCTTCTAATTGTTTTAAGAATGCAAAAACCACATTTATCAAAGACTGTCtaagtattttcattttgtaatgtaGTATTATGGTGTAAACCTTAAACTCACATAAATCAAACACCACTTGAATGCAGGGTTAGCGTAATACTAATGTTGCCACTGTGGCCCACCTCTGGTACACCTACATATCATAAAAGTcattatgtattatattataatgaTTTTGTTCATATTTGATGCTGGAGCAGGGGATACCAgtgtggtgagagagagagtttacgTCCTGCCTCACCCTGCCTTAAAGCTGAGCCACTGACCCACTTACACGAGTTTCGTGGCTTTCACTGAGAGTCATGATGAGCTTTAGTGTCTCAGTATGGTCTGAAAGTGTTAACATGTGGACaaaccccccccaaaaaaacaaaaaaaaaaacaaaaacaaacaaaacaacaaatacaaaggattcttgttttttttttccttttttggcaaaaaaaagtcatatttactgtactggCACAAACTATATCAGCAGCTTCAATCAAAATATGCCTTTAGTTCATATATCTGTCAATACTCATGATAGGGTCAGTGTGTCCAGGAGGAGATCTAGTAATACTGCAGGGACGGGTTAACGTGGAGTTACTATATCTGGATAGAGGATGCCAGAGCAGAGAAAGgagtagaaaaagaagaagagaaaagagggggagagaaagggcAACAGGGTCAGGTGAAATAAAGGAAGGGGAAGTCTCTATATCTCTATATCTACCAGGGAAACATGTTAAACGCACAAAGCAAATgaacaggagagaagagggcATGATTACTACTAAGATGATAATATTCAATCAATAATAGTAAATAGAATATTAATTAAGAATATTAATAATCATTATAATCAggatagtaataataatattacagaATAAAtctcatattttatatatttgttttcacattttttctccaTTGAAATACAGTGATCTCCTCAGAGCAGACCAATGAGGACTCAGCCTGCGCTGGCTCCAATTGGCTGTTGCATATGACATCACAGCTAATGGCGACCAGGTAGACATGCATCACTTCCTGCCCCCGCCTGTTTCCTGTCCAGACAGGAAGTCCTGGCACTGCCATGGTAATCGGTAGCAAGTGACATTGAAGTCTGGGGAGAAAAACAGTTTGGGGGAACTGTTAAGTGTTAGTGTTTCTCCTGCCTTTATGACAAAGTGAAACAGGTCAGAGCAGGTCTCCTGTTTGACtacaggtggaaaaaaaaaaacagatgagagaATAATGTACCTGCATCATAGCCGTCCGATTACCATGACATCAACGACCTCCCCCTTATGTAGTTCCACATACTGCTCTGTTTTAGGAGGTAACATCAACAGACCATTGGCGCTACGCATTGACATTAGCCTGCTGGATACCTGGTTgcctggagagagggagagacagagattatGCATGCGTGAGTAAGTctcgtgtatgtgtgtgtatgtgtgcatgtgtgtatgtgtatgtgtgcgtgtgtatgtgtgtgtgtgtgtgtgtgtggacctgTGCTCTGTGCCCAGGGCAGTGGCTCCTGGTGATGCCAGGTGAGAATACAGCGGTGGTATTCTGGTCTGGGATCCAACTTAACATCACAGGAAagctgaaatacacacaaaatacagacacacacacacacacacacacacacacacacacacacaaaaggttACTGAGTTACAGACATGGTAAATATTTAAACTGTCTAAAactttttgctgtgttttgttgtgttttgctgaGAGTGAGATAAGAAGATCATACCATTCTCATGTCTGCACGTATtaagtgtatttctcaaaatgtcaaaatgctgCATTAACAGTTACTacatatttcaaaatattacAACTTTTAAAGTTAGTTAGCCAAGATAATAATGTGGCTTAAAATAATTCTCACTGCCGAACATCACTGTAATTTCTGCCACAAATATGTTGATGTGTCATATTATAACATTTATTAATAGAGATCTGcattcattcatacacagaCATCTATAGGTAAACAAGTTAAAAGCATCAAcagcatttacagtatgttactgTTGAAAGAGTATGGTATGCTGttaggtgtgtgtatgtgtgtatgtcttacCCTAGCTTTAATAATAGTAGGTCTAGGGTCCAGAATGCCTTGCATCTTCCTCAGAGCAGGAATCACAAACAGGTTACATGTCACCACTGCAGACACTGGGTTACCTGTATGACAACACAGCACTGGGTTAATAAAAAAGAACATCTGGAAACTACTCACAATTGAGCTACATCATTGGTAGAGAACTACTACAATTTATACATTACTACATACACTGATAAGCCTGTATctatacatttactgtatactgtatatacagcattcagccacaacattaaaactgataatTGGTTTGTGGAGTGACTGTATTAATGCTAAAATAATTTATCGTAATGTCAATGATTTTAACTTACTCTTGACCACaatgtgaatgcagcatgaAATGAGTTCTGGACAAGCAGGTAGTGACTGAAGTGACTGAGGGTCAGGTCATTGTGCTAGTGGCTGGGAAAGtataatatatatgaatatCCATGAATATTCCAGGTTACACTCGGTATGGGAATCAAGATATTTTCAATCAACTAAGGGTCACCTGAGGTCAAAGTTTTGGCAACATACTTGGGCAAAGAGAGATATGTGGGGTGAGAGGATACCTACAGGTCATTTAGGGTTGAAGAGTATTATCAGGCAGACTGAGGAGGGATCTGTAGGGTAACAACATTTTAGGTCATTTCTAATGTGAATTTAAAGACATAACTGGTGTGATTTGTTTTCTCAGGGTATGAGTTTATTTCAGTGACAATGCTATAaatttatatactgtatcaacaacattaaaactggtaaCTGGCTTtactgttgtggctgattgCTGTACACCACTGTAGAGGTTTAGGCACACAGTCTGTCTCAAGAAAGTCAGACTGTGAAAACGCACATCCTGGAGGTGTAGTTGCTGCCACGCCACACGTGAGAAAGTTTACCCCAAACAATGCAGATGGTATTGTCTCACTCTGGCCTATGAAATTCAAGCTGCAACTGTCACCAGTAAATACATGTCTGCTGCCAAGCGCTTCTGTGTTTGAGCTGCTCTCGTTTTAATTTTGTAGGTTACCCGAAAGAAATACAGACCTAATACAGGACACAAGTCAGTCTTCTGTGCACTATCATTGTCCTGTACGCTTCTTCTTTAGTAAACCTACTGTTCTGCTGCCAAATTGTAGGTTGTATATGGCAAATGGGACATGACTTCAGATGAATGATGTTAGTGGGTGTTGAGCCAGAGATGTGATTGGACAACAAAAAGATACACACTTACTGACAACAcctaaacaacacacacaaccagtcTGACATAGATATAGTACCTGGCAGGGCAAAGATGAGTTTCCGTGCTCCATCAATGTCGACTGTGGCAAAGGTAGTAGGAAGACTGaagaacagagacacacaagtAATTATGCCTTTTATTACTTTACCTTTACTATTTGTGATAGTATCAGAGGAAGTGGTGGCATCAGTAATAGTATAACTATCATTAGTTATGGTAGCAGCAATAACAGTACTGCTATCAGAGGTAACATTGTCAATCCATCCaatcattatctataccacttatccgtaAGGGTCGCaagggggctggagcctgtcccagctgacactgggtgagaggcagggtacaccctgtacagatcaccagtccatcacagggccgACACGTctacaaacaaccattcacactaacactcacacctacgggcaatttagtcaccaattaacctgcatgtgtttggactgtgggaggaagctggagacaacccacacaggcacagcacTGCACACAGAGAGACCCCAGGCGAACCAGGGCCCAAACCCAGAACTGAGGTgactaaccactgcaccactgtgccgcccaGTAACAGTAACTGTAATACTATCAATATAATTTGTAGTAAAAGTAGCTGGAATAGTACTAATAATATAAGCAGTAGCATAAGCCATTCTAGTAGTAGTAGCAAAAGTAATAGAAGtgacagtagtagtaatagttgTAAATGCAGTAAACGCAGTAGAAGCTGTAGTGGCAGAGGTAGTAGAATTGACAGTAGTAGTGAAAGTActgtagtagtaatagtagtactAAAACGGTAATAGTACTAGAAACTGTTGCGCCAACAGTAGTACAACTGACATTAGGAGTAACTGTAGTAGTAACTGTAGTGCAGTAGTGGACCAGACCAGTAGTCCACATTACTATCACCACTACCGTATTATAGAGGTAATAGTACTAATAAACAGCAGTAGAAACTGCAGCAGTAGTAATAGCTGGAGTACTACAAATGGCAGTAGCAGTACAATAAACCGTGGTAGCAGTGGTAGTAGAGGTGGGAGTAATAGTAATATCAGCAGTAGTAAAAGCAGTAGTTGCAGTAGGAACTGTAGTAACTGCAGTAGTAATAAGTGGCAGTAGAAGTAGAGTGAACATAAGCAGAATTAGTAGTGAAATcagcagcacaggcagcagGAAGAGGTTCATCTTATTTCTCACCAGTGGTTGACaccaaaatgaatttaaatataaaatcacGTTTGCCCATTTTAAACACCCCCTAGCCACACTCTATCCCCTCCCCCATCTTACCCTGGCTTCATAAAGACTCGTCCAAAGTGGATCTGAGCATGAAGGTCAATATCCAACACCTGCTTTAGGTAGTCctgacagacacataaacacagacacatggaaaataataatactgtaaaACTGAACCTGGGTCAACTGttttcaaaacagaaacaacagaaaaatcaaaCCTGGAGGATAAACAGTAggcaaacaaaaatacagtgaaaaagAATGTCTGCTTCGCTAAATATCTGAATATCTGCTCTAGTGAATTCCTCAGTTGGTTGGAATAGGTGGGTTATAAAATTAGAGGTACCTTCTCTCCCATGGACACACCCCCTGAGGTGATGATGACATCAGCACGACTGATTCCCTCATGGAGAGCTGACAGCAGGTCATCAGGGCTGCAGAGACGAGCATGATACATCACATTCAGTTTACTAATCATAGGGTGTGCTACTCAGCTAATGGAAACAGCTGTATAATGTTGTATAAGGCTGTGAAGGAGCTTTGTCCAGTCTACCAGAATAACCCTGTTGATATCAAAGTGATGTCATCAGAATTAAAAGTCAAGATATCTCTGCCTCAGCTGCTTCAATCTGACCCTTGTTTTTCAAATTGATTaatgagaagaagagggagaatgaatattatattttataaacaaatattttgccCAGAACTGTTATGTGTTATATTTTGTGAGCTACATTTCCTGAATCTATGCTGTGCTTTGTCAAAAGAGAAAGCTCTGACACAGCAGGGCAGAGCACTGCTCCTACTTGTCTCCAACAATGCCCAGGTTGATGGTAGGGTATCCGTGCTCCTGGATGGTGGCCAGAAGAGTGGAGCGGTTAGAGTCTCTGATCTTCCCTGGGTGGAGGTCGTCCTCTGGATtcaacagctacacacacacacacacacacacaccacacacacacccacagctgaactgaactggCATCTTGATTCAGCAACAAACTAAAGTTGCAGAAAGAAAAGTCTGAGTGTATTTGCAATCTGTTTATGTGATCGTACCTCGTTTCCAGTGGACATGACAGCCACCACAGGAAACTTGTGCACGCTGACCTCGGTCACTCCCACTGTAGCCAGCAGGCCGATCTCTGATGGGCCCATATGTGTTCCTTTAGCCAACACACACTCCCCTCGCCTGATGTCATGAACCTATTGgcctgtgcacacaaacacattgcaTCATAATTAACAGACGGCTTTCTAACACAAGAAATTAGCTTCTACTTCAGCATGTCCATTTATTTTACCTGATGTCCTGTCCCGGCCGGGCCTGGACCATAATCCTCACCTCCAACTCCTCTGTGCCCTGTAACACACAAACCGTCATACCTTACTATACCTGCTAACAAACACATAATGtccacacacagcagtgaagcAACGTCACCACTCAGCCCGTTTTGCAATCACAACAATTAAAAGTAGAAAGTGATCAAGATAACATCTGAAGAGGTGTAATTACATCCTCAGACTCCCGCAGCAGCTCGGTGTCTTCTACTTGGACCACAGCGTCGGCTCCACAAGGAATCGGAGCCCCAGTCGTTACCCTCATCACCTGACCTGGCATCACTGTATGGGTGggctgcatacacacacacagacaaagtttATTGAGAGTGATGGTTGTCAAGTGGCATAAGATAATGTACTCTTACTATTTGTTACCAGTGCTATGTATTTTCTGGGTTGGTGCAGGTGAGGTTAAAGGAATGATATGGCtgtactgttttttatttattatgattttttttctgttgaatgaGCCAGCATAAAGGGTGCTCTGAAGTCTCATAACCCTGTTTGTTTCTGGGACAAAGTCACTCAAATTACAGAACAATgcttcaaaaatgaaaataaactaattAATAAACTAAACGCTAAACGCTGGGTGCAGATTTGGAGTGCTGTGTGCTCATAGCTTGTCACTCAGCACCATCAATAAACAATATGATTTCCTAGAGAGGCTCTCTCAAGTTGTTCAAACACTGTTGTCAAGCTTCAATGGGTTTGGCTGAGCTGACTGCAGTTACACCAGCGATGTGACTGGTGTTTAGAGTGTCACCACAACTTCTGATCTATACTCCACTTCACCTCACTATCCTCACTTTCTGCTTCACATACATGAATGCACACCCTGCATTTAAGCCCACCACTTTGCCCTGATATTAAGTTTGCACCAATACAATAGGGGACATGGTATTTCTAGTAGTAGCATTAGAATCATCAGTAGTGGTAGTAGTGCGACCACCAGAGAAggtagtatatatatatataatggcctggttttctgcattgaCTGGTCATAAAATATTATCTGATATTCACCTGAGTCACaactacagacaaacacaatgtgcttaaGCTAATAACATACAAACTATTCTAAACTAACTTTCACATCTTTATtgaaacacaacattcacagtgctggtggaaaaaaatgactgagcCCTTGGACTGGTCCCACCTCCTTTGTCAGCAATAACCTCAAGCTCTTACAGTAGCTGTGCACAGACCTGCACAATGTTCAGGATGAATTTGGAACATCCTcctacagagctgctgcagctcagctcagcttaTTCTTGTATGGTGTGAACGCCTCTCTGAGCTCATTCCACAGCAGCCCTGTTGGGTTATGGTCTGGATTCTGAAAAGGCACTGTTTTACTGTTCAACACAGGTAATTCCAAAGGTTCACCtcatttttcttgccactgtgtTTATTAAGCAGTGTTCCTCACAACAGTCTAAAATAACTAGTACTGCTTTTAGTAGTAGAGCTGCTAACAGTGTTGTTGGACAGCACAAGTACTTGTATTGCTAAACGAATGGTACTAGGTATCAAATGCCAGTCAAGTTTTTATCTCTACATAGTGTTTGTTTATTAGAGCTGACCTGTTGTCCAGCCTGTGATTCTCCCATGATGAAGCGATCTCCTGGACCATCAGCAGCTACAGGTCAATGATAATGATGTTAATCGAGTTAATAATGGAAATTAGACCAGAACTAATGATTTTTAGACAAGAATTTACAAACAGTGTGTGAAGAATCTGCACTGTAGTGTCTACAGGtaaatacatataaatgaacAGATGGATACAGCATTCTTGTGTATCCTGTTTCacatttctgattctgatgtgATGTTAATCCGGTGCAAAGTGAGATTGTGTTAGTGGTCTGACCTCGTACAGCGTAGCCATCTTTAACAGAGGCGGGAAACGGTGGAAGGTTGTCTTTGGCGTAGATGTCCTGAGCGAGCACTCGACCCAAACCATCTGCAGAGAACAACCCAAACCAGTTAAATGTTATACTAACCACACTATAACAATAAACGTTTCATTTCAATAAACTACTGCAGACTAGTGATGTGTGGTCATATTCATCTCTGAATCCTTAAAATAGCACTAGACAACAAAGTCAAACAGAGGACTCACCTCTGTAGTTAATGACTTCAATTCCCAGAATAGGTGTCATCTCTAGAACAGTGATGAAGGCTTTGTCCATTGATGTCAATGGGAATGGGGACATGCGATGACGACGTGCCACTTTACTGATGTCCACTGCGCTGTGGcctacacacgcacacacacacacacacacacacaaaaattgaAGTGAATGAGTAAAGAGCAAAGAATTATGAGTaaacttttttacattttcaacagTGATGCAAGTTTGTAATGCTGGTCTGTTAATGAAACACTAGGGCTGTCCCCAAGTCTGGATTTTCAGAGTCAACTCAGAGTCTTCTAACCCATGTATTAGCTCCGCGGTGGTGGTTACTCTTCTCTGTATAGTAGTAAGTGGTTAGGTTCTTG includes:
- the gphna gene encoding LOW QUALITY PROTEIN: gephyrin a (The sequence of the model RefSeq protein was modified relative to this genomic sequence to represent the inferred CDS: deleted 1 base in 1 codon), with translation MAADGMVLTNHDHQTRVGILTVSDSCFKNLAEDRSGVNLKDLVHDPSLLGGVISAYKIVPDEIDEIKETLLEWCDEQELNLILTTGGTGFAPRDVTPEATREVIEREAPGMALAMLMGSLNVTPLGMLSRPVCGIRGKTLIINLPGSKKGSQECFQFILPALPHAIDLLREATVRVKSTHAALEQLPSPSPLMANTHTNTHTNTHTMERGTQCEEEDDEEDDRRRGQHAHNHHHPQHGSSHITAAAIAAKTSHAVVMAKGGPYLPGNTPDPPTHYTCSCTHDQQIPDSIISRGVQVLPRDSASLSSTPSESPRATQATSRLSTASCPTPKVQSRCGSNENILRASHSAVDISKVARRHRMSPFPLTSMDKAFITVLEMTPILGIEVINYRDGLGRVLAQDIYAKDNLPPFPASVKDGYAVRAADGPGDRFIMGESQAGQQPTHTVMPGQVMRVTTGAPIPCGADAVVQVEDTELLRESEDGTEELEVRIMVQARPGQDIRPIGHDIRRGECVLAKGTHMGPSEIGLLATVGVTEVSVHKFPVVAVMSTGNELLNPEDDLHPGKIRDSNRSTLLATIQEHGYPTINLGIVGDNPDDLLSALHEGISRADVIITSGGVSMGEKDYLKQVLDIDLHAQIHFGRVFMKPGLPTTFATVDIDGARKLIFALPGNPVSAVVTCNLFVIPALRKMQGILDPRPTIIKARLSCDVKLDPRPEYHRCILTWHHQEPLPWAQSTGNQVSSRLMSMRSANGLLMLPPKTEQYVELHKGEVVDVMVIGRL